Proteins encoded by one window of Leptospira barantonii:
- a CDS encoding LIC_12071 family protein codes for MKIFKSIFYFLLLLIVCESIALGAVAWSFLESSLASFDLLKIGSDNRARDTLGTLSKAAENSGSDASYEDMNFVFSRMTKISDKDNDGYTIKEIFLTSEAGIVLAHSNPAYLQETLKKRKPEALYQDALYTRAFRLRKWQISIPVLLGQKKEVLSKSIFFSKFESFFPEISEPEILLSAAVYHPVKLERVAAIHMIYDRGNFRNFVLKQTELLEWLLRNYSLIALGAALFLEFVYLLLTLGNSTKETVPDYGSRPLVEKISHPSATNVPVLTKQSSPLDSVAFPGSLGNSPQTIPSVADNVSPHAVPVLTASVVSEPVSSAQVTVSQNVVGTTAPSSVAAPTHSNAHPGASASNVTPAIVSSQEEILDAIYLG; via the coding sequence GTGAAGATTTTCAAAAGTATATTCTATTTTCTTTTACTGCTGATCGTTTGCGAATCGATCGCTCTCGGAGCCGTGGCTTGGTCCTTTTTGGAATCTTCCCTGGCTTCGTTCGACCTTTTAAAAATCGGCTCGGACAATCGAGCACGAGATACGTTAGGCACTCTTTCTAAGGCGGCAGAGAATTCGGGAAGCGACGCTTCCTATGAGGATATGAACTTCGTTTTTTCCAGAATGACGAAAATTTCCGACAAGGATAACGACGGTTATACGATTAAGGAAATCTTTTTGACGAGCGAAGCCGGGATCGTTCTCGCGCATTCCAATCCTGCCTATCTTCAGGAAACTTTGAAAAAAAGAAAACCAGAGGCTTTGTATCAGGACGCTCTTTATACGAGAGCCTTTCGTCTTCGTAAATGGCAGATCAGCATTCCGGTTCTTTTAGGACAAAAGAAAGAAGTTCTTTCCAAAAGTATTTTCTTTTCCAAGTTCGAAAGTTTTTTCCCGGAAATCAGCGAGCCGGAAATTCTTCTTTCAGCCGCGGTTTATCATCCCGTAAAATTGGAAAGAGTAGCGGCGATCCACATGATCTATGATCGCGGAAATTTTCGTAATTTCGTTCTGAAACAGACGGAGCTACTGGAATGGCTTTTGCGCAATTATTCCTTAATCGCTCTCGGTGCGGCCCTATTTTTGGAATTCGTCTATCTCCTTTTGACCTTGGGTAATTCGACAAAGGAAACGGTTCCGGACTACGGTTCCAGACCTCTCGTGGAAAAAATTTCTCATCCAAGCGCGACTAACGTTCCGGTTCTCACAAAACAATCCAGTCCCTTGGACTCCGTTGCGTTTCCGGGTAGTTTGGGAAATTCTCCCCAAACAATTCCGTCGGTTGCGGATAACGTGTCCCCTCATGCGGTTCCCGTTTTGACCGCTTCGGTCGTTTCTGAACCGGTTTCGTCGGCGCAGGTAACCGTTTCACAAAACGTAGTAGGGACAACCGCACCGTCATCCGTCGCGGCTCCGACACATTCGAACGCGCATCCGGGAGCTTCGGCTTCGAACGTTACGCCGGCGATCGTTTCTTCTCAGGAAGAAATTTTGGACGCGATCTACTTAGGATAA
- a CDS encoding STAS domain-containing protein: MEIRSRLSGNIFKLKLKGRLDSASAEDFYSYLKSKWDEGVRKFLFSCEELEYIESEGISVLARFENFLKNRGASSAYCAFNEECKSLLSFLGFGKSIAFFEDSGRAEEYLSLIKIQDQRDSSAASNPISKIKRNSPVQFYSSGSASEKVAGSGGSHSIYIPEIKTVPEFGIEENEIVSGSESRFPKTEQTLSTPGLSSQSQRLRAFLNEGKEEEESASSKGGSNAAETSSSVEDSDSHSQEYSAKKNLDKAILAEKNFPKRMIYCGACSSRIRVSKPGRYQCPNCQIQFDLNAMGGVRYLEKLLGP; the protein is encoded by the coding sequence GTGGAAATCAGATCCAGACTTTCGGGAAATATTTTCAAGCTCAAGTTGAAGGGACGATTGGACTCGGCGAGCGCGGAGGACTTTTATTCTTATCTAAAATCGAAATGGGATGAGGGAGTTCGTAAATTTCTTTTTTCCTGCGAGGAACTGGAATACATCGAGTCCGAAGGAATTTCCGTTCTTGCAAGATTCGAAAACTTTCTAAAAAACAGAGGCGCGTCTTCCGCCTATTGTGCGTTCAACGAAGAATGTAAATCGCTTTTGAGCTTCTTGGGCTTCGGTAAATCCATCGCATTTTTTGAAGACTCGGGTCGTGCGGAAGAATATCTTTCTTTGATTAAAATTCAGGATCAAAGAGATTCTTCGGCGGCTTCCAATCCGATCTCCAAGATCAAAAGAAATTCTCCGGTTCAATTTTATTCTTCCGGCTCCGCAAGCGAAAAGGTCGCGGGTTCGGGCGGTTCTCATTCCATTTACATTCCGGAAATCAAAACCGTTCCCGAGTTCGGGATCGAAGAAAACGAAATCGTGTCCGGTTCGGAATCTCGATTTCCGAAAACGGAACAAACCTTGTCAACCCCCGGTCTTTCCAGTCAGTCTCAAAGATTGCGCGCATTCTTAAACGAAGGAAAAGAAGAGGAAGAATCTGCGTCTTCCAAAGGCGGCTCGAACGCGGCTGAAACCTCTTCTTCCGTTGAGGACTCAGATTCTCATTCTCAGGAATACTCCGCAAAGAAGAACCTGGACAAGGCAATTCTCGCTGAAAAAAATTTCCCAAAACGGATGATTTACTGCGGGGCTTGTTCTTCCCGAATCCGCGTTTCCAAACCGGGGAGATATCAATGTCCGAACTGTCAGATTCAGTTTGACCTAAATGCCATGGGCGGAGTTCGATACCTAGAAAAACTTCTAGGACCATGA
- the murJ gene encoding murein biosynthesis integral membrane protein MurJ, which translates to MSNAASRSIALSFYTFLSRILGLIRDHFMAVSFGTGMVASAFSVAYRLPNMFRNLLAEGTLSQSFMPLYAESGKIGEEEARVMSGAVLSFLFFILSLLVGIVFLFSPLFLPFLVGGTKEYSNLVIELTYILFFLIVTASLSAIFMAISNSKNRFFVPSLSPIILNLSYLFVFFFLFPFVEDLHDRVIVLCSAIVIGGFLQFAVQAWYVWKKKDMPSINLNWKHPAIKKIFKLMLPAALGGGFYQLSLLVDIFLANWVQNHNPGLGAVVSLDYSQRLVQLPTGIIGVALATTILPALLQSLKKEEWSAVGQELSGALEFALFLTVPAAIGMVLLAGPILDSIYFGGKWDHIATHTATLPLVFYSLAIPFFSINKILISSYYAFQDTKTPLRIQSVSFTINILLNLSLVWFLKHSAIALSSAISAMITFFLLGTLLKKHKVQFPWPELLKKISKMTVPFLLLGSYLFFHQIFLYSPILNFLESEGISYAQASRINLSVVILPSILIFFVSSLIFKVDGIYLLIGKFRKKHRIG; encoded by the coding sequence TTGTCTAACGCCGCATCGAGAAGCATCGCGCTTTCCTTTTATACGTTTCTTTCCAGAATTCTGGGTCTTATCCGAGATCATTTTATGGCGGTTTCCTTCGGAACCGGAATGGTCGCGTCCGCTTTTTCGGTTGCGTATCGTCTTCCGAATATGTTCCGCAATCTTCTCGCTGAAGGAACTCTTTCGCAATCCTTTATGCCTCTCTACGCCGAATCGGGTAAGATCGGAGAAGAAGAAGCCAGGGTAATGAGCGGAGCGGTTCTATCTTTTTTGTTCTTTATACTATCGCTTCTCGTCGGAATCGTGTTTTTGTTTTCGCCTTTGTTTCTTCCGTTTCTCGTGGGTGGAACGAAAGAATATTCTAATTTAGTAATAGAGCTTACGTATATTCTGTTTTTCTTAATCGTCACCGCGAGTCTTTCGGCGATTTTTATGGCGATTTCCAATTCGAAGAATCGATTTTTTGTTCCTTCTCTTTCTCCTATCATTTTGAATCTGAGTTATCTGTTCGTGTTCTTTTTTCTTTTTCCGTTTGTGGAAGATCTTCACGATCGAGTGATCGTTCTTTGTTCCGCGATCGTGATCGGAGGTTTTTTACAATTCGCGGTTCAGGCTTGGTATGTTTGGAAAAAGAAGGATATGCCTTCCATCAACTTGAATTGGAAACACCCGGCGATCAAAAAAATCTTTAAGCTGATGTTGCCCGCCGCGCTCGGAGGAGGGTTTTATCAACTCAGTCTTCTTGTGGATATTTTTTTGGCGAACTGGGTGCAGAACCACAACCCGGGACTCGGAGCGGTTGTCAGTTTGGATTATTCGCAAAGGCTTGTTCAGTTGCCGACCGGGATCATCGGAGTCGCACTTGCGACCACCATTCTTCCCGCACTTTTACAATCTTTGAAAAAAGAAGAATGGTCCGCGGTAGGCCAGGAACTTTCAGGCGCGCTTGAGTTCGCATTATTTTTAACAGTTCCCGCGGCGATCGGCATGGTTCTGTTAGCCGGACCGATTTTGGATTCGATTTATTTCGGTGGGAAATGGGATCACATCGCGACTCATACGGCTACGTTGCCACTCGTGTTTTATTCTTTGGCGATTCCATTTTTCAGCATCAATAAGATATTGATCTCTTCATATTACGCGTTTCAGGATACGAAAACTCCTTTGAGAATTCAGTCCGTTTCGTTTACGATCAACATCCTTCTGAATCTTTCTCTGGTTTGGTTTTTGAAACATTCGGCGATCGCTCTTTCGTCCGCGATTTCCGCAATGATCACTTTTTTTCTTTTGGGAACCCTTTTGAAAAAACACAAGGTCCAATTCCCCTGGCCCGAACTTTTGAAAAAAATTTCCAAAATGACGGTGCCCTTTTTATTGCTTGGAAGTTATCTCTTCTTCCATCAAATTTTCTTATATTCGCCGATTCTAAACTTCTTGGAATCGGAAGGGATTTCCTACGCACAAGCCTCGAGAATCAATCTGAGCGTAGTAATTCTTCCCTCGATCCTGATTTTTTTCGTTTCCAGTCTTATTTTTAAGGTCGACGGGATATATCTTTTGATTGGGAAATTCAGAAAAAAACATAGGATCGGTTGA
- a CDS encoding DUF167 domain-containing protein — translation MKFTVLVKPNSKKVFFRKEEDGSITLAVREPALEGKANEAVIEAFSEAMNLPKRKIRILSGEKGKRKTVEVDL, via the coding sequence ATGAAGTTTACGGTTCTCGTTAAACCGAACTCGAAAAAAGTTTTTTTCCGAAAGGAAGAGGACGGTTCGATCACGCTTGCCGTTCGCGAACCGGCGCTCGAAGGAAAGGCGAATGAGGCGGTGATCGAGGCTTTTTCGGAAGCGATGAATCTTCCGAAACGAAAGATCCGGATTCTTTCGGGAGAAAAGGGAAAACGAAAAACCGTCGAGGTCGATCTTTAA